A stretch of Pseudolysobacter antarcticus DNA encodes these proteins:
- a CDS encoding IS5 family transposase (programmed frameshift), producing MRSTYPSDISRAQFEQIHPLLESARKKTSPRRVDLYEVFCAVRYLLKSGCQWRMLPTEFPKWRTVHSYFSIWSEPDENGISLLERALKKNQVGAVRIKQGRNAMTSFLIVDAQSVKNTDTATHKGYDAGKKVSGIKRHIAVDTQGLPHAIAVTTAEVTDRKGALQAIDRCQANLHRVQSVLADGGYVGQPFAEAVQGAIGATVQIAQRNELHTFAVIPKRWVVERSFAWLEKCRRLWKNCERKLNTSLQFIHLAFLTLLLKRL from the exons ATGAGATCAACCTATCCGAGTGACATCAGTCGCGCCCAGTTTGAGCAAATTCATCCTTTGCTGGAAAGCGCACGCAAGAAGACCAGCCCGCGTCGGGTGGATCTGTACGAGGTATTTTGCGCGGTCCGCTACCTCCTCAAAAGCGGCTGCCAGTGGCGCATGCTGCCCACGGAGTTTCCGAAATGGCGAACGGTGCATTCGTACTTTTCGATCTGGAGCGAGCCTGACGAGAACGGCATCAGCCTGCTGGAGCGGGCGTTAAA AAAAAATCAGGTGGGCGCGGTGCGTATCAAGCAGGGGCGCAACGCCATGACGAGCTTCTTGATCGTTGATGCACAAAGCGTAAAGAACACCGACACGGCGACGCATAAGGGCTACGATGCCGGCAAGAAGGTCTCGGGGATCAAGCGGCATATTGCCGTGGATACGCAGGGACTGCCTCACGCTATTGCGGTGACTACAGCGGAAGTCACCGATCGCAAGGGCGCCTTGCAGGCGATAGATCGATGTCAGGCAAACCTACATCGGGTACAAAGTGTCCTAGCGGATGGCGGCTACGTCGGCCAGCCCTTTGCCGAAGCGGTCCAAGGCGCCATCGGTGCCACCGTGCAGATCGCCCAACGCAATGAATTGCATACCTTCGCCGTTATCCCGAAGCGGTGGGTGGTCGAGCGCTCCTTCGCCTGGTTGGAGAAATGCCGACGACTCTGGAAGAACTGCGAGCGCAAGCTCAATACCAGCCTCCAGTTCATTCACCTTGCCTTCCTCACGCTACTGCTCAAAAGACTTTGA
- a CDS encoding GspH/FimT family pseudopilin, with protein sequence MATRKFHRQTGVTLIEILLTLVILGILTCTALPSFRGIMQSTQARSARDSLMTSLNLARTSALTTSNHVVLCPSEDTQTCSGKTSWQSGWIVFQDSNGDNQRNNNEPLIAITQHQPAGQAIMSTEGRTHVTYRPDGSASGTNVTISFCDARGAALASAIIVNNAGRPRTGAPSATQAAAACAAI encoded by the coding sequence ATGGCAACGCGCAAATTTCATCGTCAAACCGGTGTCACACTGATCGAAATCCTGCTCACACTGGTCATCCTCGGCATTCTCACTTGCACCGCATTGCCATCGTTTCGCGGCATCATGCAAAGTACCCAGGCCCGCAGCGCCCGCGACAGCTTGATGACCAGCCTCAATCTTGCGCGAACCAGTGCGCTGACCACCAGCAATCATGTCGTGCTGTGCCCGAGCGAAGACACGCAAACCTGCAGCGGCAAAACCTCGTGGCAGAGCGGCTGGATCGTATTCCAGGATAGCAACGGCGATAACCAGCGCAACAACAATGAACCGCTGATCGCCATCACTCAACACCAGCCCGCCGGCCAAGCCATCATGAGCACCGAAGGCCGCACCCACGTCACCTATCGCCCCGACGGCAGCGCCAGTGGCACCAACGTCACCATCAGCTTCTGCGATGCCCGCGGCGCCGCACTTGCCAGCGCGATCATCGTCAACAATGCCGGGCGCCCGCGTACCGGCGCTCCCAGCGCGACCCAAGCCGCTGCTGCTTGCGCTGCTATTTGA
- the uvrB gene encoding excinuclease ABC subunit UvrB: protein MTDRFQLVSNYQPAGDQPEAIRKLIAGVNDGLAHQTLLGVTGSGKTFTIANVIQAIQKPTIVLAPNKTLAAQLYGEFKEFFPHNAVEYFVSYYDYYQPEAYVPSSDTYIEKDASINEHIEQMRLSATKALLSRPDALIVATVSAIYGLGAPETYLQMRLHLMRGEHTDQRELVRHLTELQYTRNDVELRRGTFRVRGEVIDVFPAESETEAVRIELFDGDIESLSLFDPLTGAVIRKVPRFTVYPKSHYVTTRKSVLDAIETIKPELVQRLDQLYKANKLVEAQRLQQRTQFDIEMMAEIGYCQGIENYSRHLSGHAPGQPPPTLFDYLPPDSLLVVDESHVTLPQLGGMYKGDRVRKENLVEYGFRLPSALDNRPLRFEEFEERAPRSIYVSATPRAYELEHSGDAVVEQVVRPTGLIDPEVEIRPVRTQVDDLLSEANLRIAMGDRVLVTTLTKRMAENLTDYLNEHGVRVRYLHSDIETVERTEIIRDLRLGKFDVLVGINLLREGLDMPEVSLVAILDADKEGFLRSAGSLIQTIGRAARNVRGKAILYADRITNSMQIAIAETDRRRQKQVEHNLEHGITPETIVKKVSDIMEGARAEPEALKSRGSRGRAAAEARRVAEEEIDYSGLSPTQLSAKLKKLETQMYKHAQDLNFEQAAQVRDEIKRVKTLSLVS, encoded by the coding sequence ATGACCGATCGTTTTCAGCTCGTTTCGAATTACCAGCCCGCCGGCGATCAGCCCGAGGCGATCCGCAAATTGATCGCCGGTGTGAACGATGGCCTGGCGCATCAGACCCTGCTTGGCGTGACCGGATCGGGCAAGACGTTCACGATCGCCAACGTGATCCAGGCGATTCAGAAACCGACCATCGTGCTGGCGCCGAACAAGACGCTGGCGGCGCAGCTGTACGGCGAGTTCAAGGAATTTTTTCCACACAACGCGGTGGAATATTTCGTCAGCTATTACGACTATTACCAGCCCGAAGCGTATGTGCCTTCGAGCGATACCTATATCGAAAAAGATGCGTCGATCAACGAGCACATCGAGCAGATGCGGCTATCGGCGACCAAGGCGCTGCTATCGCGGCCAGATGCGTTGATCGTCGCCACCGTGTCGGCGATCTATGGTCTTGGTGCGCCCGAAACATACCTGCAGATGCGGCTGCATCTGATGCGCGGCGAGCACACCGATCAACGCGAATTGGTGCGGCATCTGACCGAACTGCAATACACGCGCAACGATGTCGAGCTGCGGCGCGGTACGTTCCGTGTGCGCGGCGAGGTGATCGATGTTTTTCCGGCGGAGTCGGAAACCGAAGCGGTGCGCATCGAATTGTTCGATGGCGATATAGAGAGCCTGAGCCTGTTCGATCCGCTCACCGGGGCGGTGATCCGCAAGGTGCCGCGCTTCACGGTGTATCCGAAATCGCATTACGTGACCACGCGCAAAAGCGTGCTCGATGCGATCGAGACGATCAAACCCGAGCTCGTGCAACGGCTCGATCAACTCTACAAAGCGAACAAGCTGGTCGAGGCGCAGCGCTTGCAACAGCGCACCCAGTTCGATATCGAGATGATGGCCGAGATCGGCTATTGCCAGGGCATCGAAAATTATTCGCGCCATCTCAGCGGCCATGCACCGGGCCAGCCGCCGCCGACCTTGTTCGATTACTTGCCGCCGGATTCGCTGCTGGTGGTGGACGAATCGCACGTCACCCTGCCGCAGCTCGGCGGCATGTACAAGGGCGATCGCGTGCGCAAGGAAAATCTGGTCGAGTACGGATTTCGCCTGCCGTCCGCGCTGGATAATCGCCCGCTGCGATTCGAGGAATTCGAGGAGCGTGCGCCGCGCTCGATTTACGTCTCGGCCACGCCGCGCGCGTACGAGCTGGAGCATTCCGGCGACGCGGTCGTCGAACAGGTGGTGCGTCCGACCGGCTTGATCGATCCCGAAGTCGAGATTCGTCCGGTGCGCACGCAGGTTGATGATTTGTTGTCCGAAGCGAACTTGCGCATTGCGATGGGCGATCGTGTGCTGGTCACCACGTTGACCAAACGCATGGCCGAAAATCTCACCGATTATCTGAACGAACACGGCGTGCGTGTGCGTTATCTGCATTCCGATATTGAAACCGTGGAGCGCACCGAAATCATTCGTGACCTGCGTCTCGGCAAGTTCGATGTGTTAGTCGGCATCAACTTGTTGCGCGAAGGTTTGGACATGCCGGAGGTATCGCTGGTGGCGATTCTCGATGCGGACAAGGAAGGCTTTTTGCGTTCCGCCGGCTCGCTGATCCAGACCATCGGTCGCGCTGCGCGCAACGTACGCGGCAAGGCGATTTTGTATGCGGATCGCATCACCAATTCGATGCAGATTGCGATCGCGGAAACCGATCGGCGTCGGCAGAAACAGGTCGAGCACAATCTCGAACATGGCATCACGCCGGAAACCATCGTCAAGAAAGTTTCCGACATCATGGAAGGCGCGCGTGCCGAACCGGAAGCACTGAAATCACGTGGCTCGCGTGGTCGTGCGGCGGCAGAAGCACGGCGCGTGGCGGAAGAAGAAATCGACTACAGCGGCCTGTCGCCAACGCAGTTGTCGGCCAAGCTGAAAAAGCTCGAAACGCAGATGTACAAGCATGCGCAGGATCTGAATTTCGAACAGGCCGCGCAGGTGCGCGACGAGATCAAACGCGTGAAAACGCTGAGCCTGGTTTCCTAG
- a CDS encoding MBOAT family O-acyltransferase: MQFDSFTFLVFFALVLAIYNAIAAWSARKWFLLLASYIFYAAWNAPFLLLLIASTTLDWWIAQRIDAATETRQRKGWIVATLLVNLSVLGYFKYSRFLLDNFAALLGTLGVHYVPAKLDIVLPIGISFYTFHSLSYCLDIYRGKFAPTRSWRDYALYVGFFPQLVAGPIVRFTQMRAQIEIPRRSTAAGLGLGLTLLVLGLFEKIVLADSIFAPVADALFNKPQAAGSALAWSGTFAFTGQIFCDFAGYSSCALGAALALGFTLPINFRNPYAAIGFSDFWRRWHISLSSWLRDYLYIGLGGNRHGAWRMYLNLMLTMLIGGLWHGAAWTFVVWGGLHGIYLCIERAIREQLAPARWQQNAIVRFGYGLLTLFGVMLAWIWFRASDFSSAWLIQSKLFDVSTLRAGIIASGSDQRIAVVTLLALVVVHWLFRERDIKQLFTRMHPLLLGLLLAIMLSMVVLSPGENHAFIYFQF, from the coding sequence ATGCAATTCGACTCCTTCACTTTCCTGGTTTTTTTCGCGCTTGTGCTCGCGATCTACAACGCCATTGCGGCGTGGAGCGCGCGCAAATGGTTCCTGCTGCTGGCGAGCTACATTTTTTATGCGGCGTGGAATGCGCCGTTCCTGCTGTTGCTGATCGCTTCCACCACGCTCGACTGGTGGATCGCACAACGCATCGATGCCGCGACCGAAACGCGACAACGCAAGGGATGGATCGTCGCAACGTTGCTGGTCAATCTCAGCGTGCTAGGTTATTTCAAATACAGCCGATTCCTGCTGGATAATTTCGCCGCGCTGCTAGGCACGCTCGGTGTGCATTACGTCCCGGCCAAACTCGACATCGTGTTGCCGATCGGCATCTCGTTCTACACGTTTCATTCGCTGTCGTATTGCCTGGATATTTATCGCGGCAAATTCGCACCGACACGCAGCTGGCGCGACTACGCGCTGTACGTCGGATTTTTTCCGCAACTCGTGGCCGGCCCGATTGTGCGCTTCACCCAGATGCGCGCGCAGATCGAAATACCGCGCCGAAGCACCGCCGCCGGCCTCGGCCTCGGCCTGACCTTGCTGGTGCTCGGCCTGTTCGAAAAAATCGTGCTCGCCGACAGTATTTTTGCACCGGTGGCCGACGCCCTGTTCAACAAGCCGCAAGCTGCCGGCAGTGCTCTTGCGTGGTCGGGAACATTCGCGTTTACCGGACAGATTTTCTGCGATTTCGCCGGTTATTCGAGCTGCGCGCTCGGCGCCGCACTCGCGCTCGGTTTCACCTTGCCGATCAACTTCCGCAATCCGTATGCGGCGATCGGTTTTTCGGATTTCTGGCGGCGCTGGCATATCTCGCTGTCGAGCTGGCTGCGGGATTATCTGTACATCGGCCTCGGCGGCAATCGCCACGGCGCGTGGCGCATGTATCTGAATCTGATGCTCACAATGCTGATCGGCGGACTGTGGCACGGCGCGGCGTGGACGTTCGTGGTCTGGGGCGGCTTGCACGGCATTTATCTGTGCATCGAACGCGCGATCCGCGAACAGCTTGCGCCGGCGCGCTGGCAACAAAATGCGATCGTGCGATTCGGTTACGGCTTGCTGACGTTGTTCGGCGTGATGCTGGCGTGGATCTGGTTTCGCGCGAGTGATTTTTCATCGGCGTGGTTGATCCAGAGCAAGTTGTTCGATGTGTCAACGCTGCGCGCCGGCATCATCGCCTCGGGCAGCGATCAGCGTATCGCGGTAGTCACATTGCTCGCGCTGGTCGTGGTGCACTGGCTGTTTCGCGAACGCGACATCAAGCAATTATTCACGCGCATGCATCCGCTGCTGCTGGGTTTGTTGCTCGCGATCATGTTGAGCATGGTCGTGCTTTCGCCGGGAGAGAATCATGCTTTCATCTACTTCCAGTTCTGA
- a CDS encoding alpha/beta hydrolase: MIKKADFFLQGGRSGVLLIHGLTGTPAEMRFVGKGLHRAGFTVHGMQLAGHCGDTADLLKTGWRDWYRSVGEAADELRGKVDHMFVAGLSMGALLALKLAADRPNDVDGLGLYGTTFVYDGWAIPRIAKLSFLLPLVTPFGIGRGRSFQETEPYGIKDQRIRDRIASSMLGGDSAAAGLPGNPWPSLSQFYRLAFRMRREISKVRAPSLIMHAAEDDIASPRNARKVARGVRGPVETVLLKDSYHMITVDQERDKVIERSANFFGRIAAGRLGEPVAYPAAAAFASD, from the coding sequence ATGATCAAGAAAGCAGATTTTTTTCTGCAAGGCGGACGCTCCGGCGTATTGCTGATTCACGGCCTCACCGGCACGCCGGCGGAAATGCGCTTTGTCGGCAAGGGTTTGCATCGCGCCGGTTTTACCGTGCATGGCATGCAGCTCGCCGGGCACTGCGGCGATACCGCCGACCTGCTCAAGACCGGCTGGCGCGACTGGTATCGCAGCGTCGGTGAAGCGGCCGATGAGTTACGTGGCAAGGTCGATCACATGTTTGTCGCCGGACTGTCGATGGGCGCATTGCTCGCGCTCAAACTCGCGGCGGATCGACCGAACGACGTCGACGGACTCGGGCTTTACGGCACCACGTTTGTCTACGATGGCTGGGCGATTCCGCGCATCGCAAAACTCTCGTTTCTATTGCCGCTCGTCACGCCGTTTGGCATCGGCCGTGGCCGCAGTTTCCAGGAAACCGAACCCTACGGCATCAAGGATCAGCGCATCCGCGATCGTATCGCCAGCAGCATGCTCGGTGGCGATAGCGCTGCTGCCGGTTTGCCGGGCAATCCGTGGCCATCGTTGTCGCAGTTTTATCGCCTCGCATTTCGCATGCGCCGCGAGATTTCGAAAGTACGCGCGCCGAGCCTGATCATGCACGCTGCCGAAGACGACATCGCCAGTCCGCGCAATGCACGCAAGGTGGCGCGTGGCGTGCGCGGCCCGGTTGAAACCGTATTGCTCAAAGATAGCTATCACATGATCACGGTCGATCAGGAGCGCGACAAGGTCATCGAACGTTCGGCCAACTTCTTCGGCCGCATCGCCGCCGGCCGGCTCGGCGAGCCGGTGGCATATCCCGCAGCGGCGGCATTTGCCAGCGACTGA
- a CDS encoding GNAT family N-acetyltransferase has product MDVVIASSIDAFARDEWNRLFPHELEDWSYYRAVERAGLTDFNYLYFALRENGELRAVVPAFLTDYRLDTTLQGGLRKVTDAICRIFPRLLRLRLLSLGSPVSEVCHLGFAPDCEPAEQARLLAMILGAVEREAQVRRIGMIAIKDAGEGQDDLWAEACAVAGLRRQPGLPTASLDLPHATLDDYLAALSAGTRKDMRRKLKNATALRIEWRDNIDDIRDDVLRLYRATFDHAEFQFEELTPAYFQNVLSELGDRASCVTYWLDQQLIAFNLVLHDERRLLDKFFGMDYALSRKYSLYYVSWMENVRYCLAQRIPVYQSGQGLHHEKLRLGSRLAANWLWYRHRNRLLDRIFAEVERLFRLDRLDADLTHHIKEPNR; this is encoded by the coding sequence ATGGATGTCGTTATTGCAAGCTCGATCGACGCATTTGCGCGCGACGAGTGGAATCGCCTGTTTCCGCACGAGCTTGAAGACTGGTCGTATTACCGCGCGGTTGAGCGCGCCGGCCTGACCGATTTCAATTACCTGTATTTTGCGCTGCGCGAAAACGGTGAGTTGCGCGCCGTAGTGCCGGCGTTTCTGACCGATTACCGCCTCGATACCACGTTGCAAGGCGGCTTGCGCAAGGTCACCGATGCGATCTGTCGTATATTTCCGCGCCTGCTGCGGCTGCGGTTGTTGTCACTCGGTTCGCCAGTCAGCGAAGTCTGTCATCTCGGTTTTGCGCCGGACTGCGAGCCTGCCGAGCAAGCACGTTTGCTCGCAATGATCCTCGGCGCAGTCGAGCGGGAAGCGCAAGTACGACGGATCGGCATGATCGCGATCAAGGATGCGGGCGAAGGGCAAGACGATTTATGGGCCGAGGCCTGTGCGGTCGCCGGTTTGCGTCGTCAGCCGGGATTGCCGACGGCGAGTCTCGACCTGCCGCATGCAACGCTCGACGACTATCTGGCAGCACTGAGTGCCGGCACCCGCAAGGACATGCGTCGCAAACTCAAGAACGCGACCGCGCTGCGCATCGAATGGCGCGACAATATCGACGATATCCGCGATGACGTGCTGCGCCTGTATCGTGCCACGTTCGATCACGCCGAATTCCAGTTCGAGGAACTCACGCCAGCGTATTTCCAGAATGTGCTGAGCGAACTCGGCGACCGCGCCAGTTGCGTGACGTATTGGCTGGATCAGCAACTGATCGCGTTCAATCTCGTGCTGCACGATGAGCGGCGCCTGCTCGACAAATTTTTCGGCATGGATTACGCCCTTTCACGCAAGTACAGCTTGTATTACGTCAGCTGGATGGAAAACGTGCGCTATTGCCTGGCGCAGCGCATTCCGGTGTATCAAAGCGGGCAGGGATTGCATCACGAAAAACTGCGCCTCGGCAGTCGCCTGGCGGCGAACTGGTTATGGTATCGACATCGCAATCGTCTGCTTGATCGCATCTTCGCCGAGGTCGAGCGCCTGTTTCGCCTCGACCGTCTCGACGCCGATCTGACGCATCACATCAAGGAACCGAATCGATGA
- a CDS encoding EamA family transporter, giving the protein MNLTAKPARWLNPVALAWLILLGFETLCQVSLKLAGEQSGAFEFTLAAALNAARSPWLWSAAGCYLGAFLAWMVILRKSSLSSAFPTSAIVFVAVMGASFLIVGESLNWSKLLGSAIIVCGILMLGSDTPKPTDH; this is encoded by the coding sequence ATGAATCTCACCGCAAAACCCGCACGCTGGTTGAATCCGGTGGCGCTGGCCTGGCTGATTTTGCTTGGCTTCGAAACCTTGTGTCAGGTTTCGTTGAAACTCGCGGGCGAGCAATCGGGCGCGTTCGAATTCACTTTGGCTGCGGCCTTGAATGCAGCGCGCTCGCCATGGCTATGGAGCGCGGCGGGTTGTTATCTCGGTGCGTTTCTGGCGTGGATGGTGATTCTGCGCAAGTCTTCGTTGTCCAGCGCGTTTCCGACCAGTGCGATCGTGTTTGTCGCAGTGATGGGCGCGTCGTTCTTGATCGTCGGCGAATCGCTGAACTGGTCGAAGTTGCTCGGCTCCGCGATTATCGTTTGCGGCATCCTGATGCTGGGTTCGGATACGCCCAAGCCGACCGATCATTAG
- a CDS encoding acyl carrier protein, whose amino-acid sequence MSNVQETIFAIIAKESGIEASKITLESTLKDLEIDSLDAVQIIFELEDKFKITLPDRDPTVDTDSVQGLVTAVERLIAEKEAGAPVLS is encoded by the coding sequence ATGAGTAATGTGCAGGAAACCATTTTCGCCATCATCGCCAAGGAATCGGGCATTGAGGCGAGCAAGATCACGCTCGAATCCACATTGAAGGACCTCGAAATCGATTCGCTCGATGCGGTGCAGATCATTTTCGAGCTCGAAGACAAATTCAAGATCACCTTGCCCGATCGCGACCCGACTGTCGACACTGATTCGGTGCAGGGTCTGGTGACCGCGGTCGAACGCTTGATCGCAGAGAAAGAAGCCGGCGCTCCCGTGCTGAGCTGA
- a CDS encoding beta-ketoacyl-[acyl-carrier-protein] synthase family protein, whose amino-acid sequence MRRVVITGMGSLSALGLDAATCWNAMREGHQGIAPISRIDASTLKARIAAEVRGFDPLQHFSEKQLMLLDRVSQFALVAAREAVKQSGIDFSADELGDRTACIIGTGVGGETTHDEASRRLYGENARPHPLSIVRLMSNAPACQVSIEFKLTGPAFAVVSACASSNHAMAQAFHMVRSGQVDAAVTGGTEACITLGCAKAWEAMRVLADDTCRPFSKQRRGLVLGEGAAIFVLETLEHAQARGANILAEFAGAGMSADAADIVFPSEVGAARAIERALSDAKLNVADVGYINAHGTGTPANDPTETAAIRRVFGAYADGLAVSSTKSMHGHALGAAGAIELVAAIGTLRDGVIAPTMNFVDPDPACDLDYVPNTAREKTVRAVLSNSFAFGGLNAVIALKQAP is encoded by the coding sequence ATGCGGCGTGTCGTAATTACCGGAATGGGCTCGTTGTCGGCGCTCGGACTCGATGCGGCGACGTGCTGGAACGCGATGCGCGAAGGCCACCAAGGCATCGCGCCGATCAGCCGGATCGATGCAAGCACACTCAAGGCGCGCATCGCTGCCGAGGTGCGCGGTTTCGATCCGCTGCAGCATTTCAGCGAAAAACAATTGATGCTGCTGGATCGCGTTTCGCAGTTCGCGCTGGTCGCGGCGCGCGAGGCGGTCAAACAATCCGGCATCGATTTTTCGGCGGATGAACTCGGCGATCGTACCGCGTGCATCATCGGCACGGGCGTCGGTGGCGAGACCACGCACGACGAAGCATCGCGCCGCTTGTATGGCGAGAATGCACGACCGCATCCGCTCAGCATCGTGCGTCTGATGTCGAATGCGCCGGCATGCCAGGTCAGTATCGAATTCAAACTTACCGGCCCGGCGTTTGCTGTGGTCAGCGCGTGTGCGTCGTCCAATCACGCGATGGCGCAGGCGTTCCACATGGTGCGCAGCGGCCAGGTCGATGCGGCCGTGACCGGTGGCACTGAGGCCTGCATCACGCTCGGCTGCGCCAAGGCGTGGGAAGCAATGCGCGTGCTGGCCGATGACACGTGTCGTCCGTTCAGCAAACAACGTCGTGGCCTTGTGCTTGGCGAAGGTGCGGCCATTTTTGTGCTCGAAACATTGGAGCATGCGCAGGCGCGCGGCGCGAATATTCTCGCCGAATTTGCTGGCGCCGGCATGTCGGCGGATGCGGCGGATATCGTGTTTCCGTCCGAAGTCGGTGCGGCGCGCGCGATCGAGCGCGCATTGTCGGATGCAAAACTCAACGTTGCCGACGTCGGTTACATCAACGCGCACGGCACCGGCACGCCGGCCAACGATCCGACCGAAACCGCGGCGATCCGGCGCGTGTTTGGCGCGTATGCCGATGGACTCGCGGTGTCGTCGACCAAATCGATGCACGGTCATGCGCTCGGCGCGGCCGGCGCGATTGAGCTGGTCGCGGCGATCGGTACGTTGCGTGATGGCGTGATTGCGCCGACCATGAATTTTGTCGATCCCGATCCGGCCTGCGATCTTGATTACGTGCCGAACACCGCGCGCGAAAAAACCGTGCGTGCGGTCTTGTCCAACTCGTTCGCTTTCGGCGGCCTCAACGCGGTCATCGCACTGAAACAGGCGCCGTAA
- a CDS encoding protein-L-isoaspartate O-methyltransferase family protein has protein sequence MPLLSHAAPAAAAAAAPVSVLPFTWDIAPPLDTRENFVAWMVKNRGEDAAFVGKRWDRLQAMLTNKDLSADREKRAFLLTPREDFVRPINRAHSYDSAFLDIGYGVTISGPHLVGHMTASLDVKQGEKVLEIGTGSGYQSAYLSHLTDKVFSIEIIKPLAERTRGVYDDLIKKGYNEFKNITSKQADGYYGWEENGPFDKIIVTCGIDHVPPPLLKQLKAGGIMVIPVGPPGAQRVLKVVKNQAADGTITVTRSDIYNGKIVPFVPFTKLEGDVIKATHNGKPDTDKVEGITPPPAKPAADKPATDKPVPAKQ, from the coding sequence ATGCCGCTGCTTTCCCATGCCGCACCGGCTGCCGCTGCTGCCGCAGCGCCGGTTTCGGTATTGCCGTTTACCTGGGATATCGCGCCGCCGCTCGACACGCGCGAAAATTTCGTCGCGTGGATGGTGAAAAACCGCGGTGAAGATGCAGCGTTTGTGGGCAAGCGCTGGGATCGTCTGCAGGCGATGTTGACCAACAAGGATCTGAGTGCCGATCGCGAAAAGCGTGCGTTCCTGCTGACGCCGCGCGAAGACTTCGTCCGTCCGATCAATCGCGCTCATTCCTATGACAGCGCGTTCCTCGATATCGGTTATGGCGTGACCATTTCCGGCCCGCATCTGGTCGGTCACATGACCGCGTCGCTGGATGTGAAGCAGGGCGAGAAAGTGCTCGAAATCGGCACCGGTTCGGGTTACCAGTCGGCGTATCTGTCGCACCTGACCGACAAGGTATTCTCGATCGAAATCATCAAGCCGCTAGCCGAACGCACGCGCGGTGTCTACGACGATCTGATCAAGAAAGGCTACAACGAATTCAAGAACATCACCTCGAAGCAGGCCGACGGTTATTACGGCTGGGAAGAGAATGGCCCGTTCGACAAGATCATCGTTACTTGCGGTATCGATCACGTGCCGCCGCCGCTGCTGAAGCAGCTCAAGGCCGGTGGCATCATGGTCATTCCGGTTGGCCCGCCTGGTGCGCAGCGTGTGCTCAAGGTGGTCAAGAATCAGGCCGCCGACGGCACCATCACGGTCACGCGCAGCGATATCTACAACGGCAAAATCGTACCGTTCGTACCGTTCACCAAGCTCGAAGGCGACGTGATCAAAGCCACGCATAACGGCAAGCCGGATACCGACAAGGTCGAAGGCATAACGCCGCCGCCGGCCAAGCCTGCAGCTGACAAGCCTGCAACCGACAAGCCCGTGCCGGCGAAGCAATAA